The following proteins are co-located in the Bradyrhizobium sp. AZCC 2176 genome:
- the hyfB gene encoding hydrogenase 4 subunit B: MSAVALQMVCVAGLLGLSVLAIVLSRSKIATAVIYAATLAVSAIALIGALRSLLGGADTTVLTLPVGLPWLGAHFRLDALASFFLVVINLGGASASLYGLGYGHHDPAPHRVLPFFPAFLAGMNLVVLADDAFSYLLCWEFMSLASWALVMAHHREPGNARAGYVYLVMASFGTLALLLAFGLLAGPAGDYGFAAIRSAQHSPYAATLVLVLMLLGAGSKAGLVPLHVWLPLAHPAAPSHVSALMSGVMTKVAIYGFIRVMFDLLGQPSWPASVIVLFLGSITAVMGILYAMMEKDLKRLLAYSTIENIGIVFVSLGLAMAFQANGLKAAAAVAFTAALFHALNHSFFKSLLFFGAGAVLTATGERDMDKLGGLIHRMPFTSFAVLVGCVAISALPPFNGFVSEWLIFQAVLQSPELPQWALKIMVPAVGAMLALAAALAAACFVKTYGVTFLGRPRGTSAEAAHEVDRFSLAAMSILAVLCLLAGILPGLAIDALAPVATQILGSRMPVQTGQPWLSIVPIAEGRSSYNGLLVMVFITAAASLAVFFIHRFASHALRRGPAWGCGFSDATPAAQYSGVSFAQPIRRVFGTLVFHARDHVIMPPPGDLRPARLRIELHDLVWNGIYAPIAGAVAFSSRRLNRLQFLTIRRYLSLVFATLVTLLLVLAIWS, from the coding sequence ATGTCGGCCGTCGCCCTGCAAATGGTCTGTGTCGCCGGATTACTCGGACTATCCGTGCTGGCGATCGTTCTGAGCCGGTCGAAGATCGCCACCGCCGTCATCTACGCCGCGACACTGGCCGTATCGGCGATAGCGCTGATCGGCGCGTTGCGCAGCCTGCTCGGCGGCGCCGACACCACCGTGCTCACCCTGCCGGTCGGGTTGCCGTGGCTCGGCGCGCATTTTCGCCTCGACGCGTTGGCCTCATTCTTCCTTGTCGTCATCAACCTGGGCGGGGCGTCGGCAAGTCTGTACGGCCTCGGTTATGGCCATCATGACCCCGCGCCGCACCGCGTGCTGCCGTTCTTCCCAGCCTTTCTGGCCGGTATGAACCTCGTGGTGCTGGCGGACGATGCCTTCTCCTATCTGCTGTGCTGGGAGTTCATGTCGCTGGCATCGTGGGCGCTGGTCATGGCGCATCATCGCGAGCCGGGCAATGCCAGGGCGGGTTATGTCTATCTGGTGATGGCAAGCTTCGGCACGCTCGCGCTGCTGCTCGCGTTCGGCCTGCTGGCGGGGCCGGCGGGAGACTACGGATTTGCAGCCATTCGCTCCGCGCAGCACTCGCCCTATGCCGCGACGCTGGTGCTGGTCCTGATGCTGCTCGGCGCCGGCTCCAAGGCCGGCCTGGTGCCGTTGCATGTCTGGCTGCCGCTCGCCCACCCGGCCGCGCCGAGCCACGTGTCCGCGCTGATGAGCGGCGTCATGACCAAGGTCGCGATTTACGGCTTCATTCGCGTCATGTTCGATCTGCTGGGACAGCCGAGCTGGCCGGCCAGCGTGATCGTGCTGTTCCTCGGCAGCATCACCGCCGTCATGGGGATTCTTTATGCCATGATGGAGAAGGACCTGAAGCGCCTCCTGGCCTACTCCACCATCGAGAATATCGGCATCGTCTTCGTGAGCCTCGGCCTCGCCATGGCATTCCAGGCCAACGGACTGAAGGCAGCGGCCGCGGTCGCCTTTACCGCCGCGTTGTTTCACGCGCTCAACCACTCCTTCTTCAAGAGCCTGCTGTTCTTCGGCGCCGGCGCCGTTCTCACCGCGACGGGCGAGCGCGACATGGACAAGCTCGGCGGCCTCATTCACCGCATGCCGTTCACGAGCTTCGCTGTTCTCGTCGGCTGCGTCGCGATCTCGGCGCTGCCGCCGTTCAACGGATTCGTGTCGGAGTGGCTGATCTTCCAGGCCGTGCTGCAAAGTCCGGAACTGCCGCAATGGGCGCTGAAGATCATGGTGCCCGCGGTTGGCGCGATGCTCGCTCTCGCTGCCGCGCTGGCTGCGGCCTGTTTCGTCAAGACCTACGGCGTGACGTTTCTCGGCCGGCCGCGCGGCACGTCGGCGGAAGCCGCGCATGAAGTCGATCGCTTCTCGCTTGCGGCCATGTCTATCCTCGCCGTGCTCTGCCTGCTGGCCGGAATCCTGCCGGGACTCGCGATCGACGCCCTTGCGCCGGTCGCGACCCAGATTCTCGGCAGCCGAATGCCGGTGCAGACGGGTCAACCCTGGCTTTCGATCGTACCGATTGCGGAGGGCCGCAGCTCCTACAATGGATTGCTGGTGATGGTGTTCATCACGGCCGCTGCGTCGTTGGCGGTTTTTTTTATCCATCGCTTCGCCTCCCACGCGCTGCGACGGGGGCCAGCCTGGGGATGTGGTTTCTCCGACGCGACGCCCGCAGCGCAATATTCGGGCGTCAGCTTTGCGCAACCGATCCGCCGCGTATTCGGCACGCTGGTGTTCCACGCCCGCGATCACGTCATAATGCCGCCGCCGGGAGACCTCCGGCCGGCGCGGCTGCGGATCGAACTGCATGACCTGGTCTGGAACGGAATCTATGCGCCGATTGCCGGCGCCGTCGCCTTCTCTTCCAGGCGGCTCAATCGCCTGCAGTTCCTGACCATCCGGCGATATCTCAGCCTGGTCTTTGCCACCCTCGTCACGCTGCTGCTAGTGCTCGCGATATGGTCGTGA
- a CDS encoding NADPH:quinone oxidoreductase family protein, with amino-acid sequence MKAVVVENYDSIDGVSIKEIDTPGISNGGVRVKVGAAAVGFVDGLKVQGLYQTKDPLPFVPGTEFAGTVDAVADDVAAFKPGMPVIGMTRSGALAEYISVPSAALKHLPPQVPFEAGASFQANYLTGLYALDARASLRDGEILLVLGAAGGVGIAAVQIGKLMGARVIAAASTAEKRAFAVQFGADQTIDYTRADWRDRLKELTGGHGPDVIFDPVGGEVALQAFRSIAWRGRHLVVGFASGTIPALAFNLPLLKGGALLGVDLAQIQRREPETHARLMAQLFDWLASGKLQPVVGKVVPFENFREAFKTMQSRSALGKMIVKFG; translated from the coding sequence GAGAACTACGATTCGATCGACGGCGTCTCGATCAAGGAGATCGATACGCCCGGCATTTCCAACGGCGGCGTCCGCGTCAAGGTCGGCGCCGCGGCGGTCGGCTTCGTCGATGGATTGAAGGTACAGGGACTCTATCAGACCAAGGACCCGCTGCCGTTCGTGCCGGGCACGGAGTTTGCCGGCACGGTCGACGCCGTTGCCGATGATGTCGCCGCGTTCAAACCTGGTATGCCGGTGATCGGCATGACCCGTTCGGGCGCGCTCGCTGAATACATCTCGGTACCGTCAGCGGCACTCAAGCACCTGCCGCCGCAGGTTCCGTTCGAGGCCGGCGCATCGTTTCAGGCCAACTATCTGACCGGGCTTTACGCGCTGGATGCCCGTGCGTCGCTGCGCGACGGCGAGATATTGCTGGTCTTGGGTGCGGCCGGCGGCGTCGGTATCGCCGCCGTTCAGATCGGCAAACTGATGGGTGCGCGGGTGATCGCCGCCGCCTCGACGGCGGAGAAGCGCGCCTTTGCGGTGCAGTTCGGCGCCGATCAGACCATCGACTACACCCGCGCGGATTGGCGGGATAGGCTCAAGGAGCTGACTGGCGGGCATGGGCCGGACGTGATTTTCGACCCCGTCGGCGGCGAAGTCGCGCTGCAGGCGTTTCGCTCGATCGCCTGGCGCGGACGACATCTGGTCGTCGGATTCGCCTCTGGCACCATCCCGGCGCTGGCGTTCAACCTGCCGCTGCTCAAGGGCGGCGCTCTGCTCGGCGTCGATCTCGCCCAGATCCAGCGGCGGGAGCCGGAGACGCATGCGCGCCTGATGGCGCAGTTGTTCGACTGGCTGGCATCGGGAAAATTGCAGCCCGTGGTCGGCAAGGTCGTGCCGTTCGAGAATTTCCGCGAGGCGTTCAAGACCATGCAGTCGCGATCGGCGCTCGGCAAGATGATCGTCAAATTCGGCTGA
- a CDS encoding helix-turn-helix domain-containing protein, translating into MITAAQLRAARVLLGIDQRRLAELSGLSVPTIQRMEASETMVRGNVDSLVKLITALEDAGIELIDDGANSDGCGRGVRFRAGSGDRVEETSSGARTRK; encoded by the coding sequence ATGATCACTGCGGCTCAACTGCGGGCTGCCAGGGTGCTTCTCGGCATCGATCAGCGTCGGCTCGCGGAATTATCGGGGCTTTCGGTGCCGACCATCCAGCGCATGGAAGCGAGTGAGACAATGGTTCGGGGCAACGTCGATTCGCTGGTGAAGCTGATCACCGCGCTCGAGGATGCCGGCATCGAATTGATCGACGATGGGGCGAACAGCGACGGCTGCGGGCGCGGCGTGCGGTTCAGGGCCGGCTCGGGAGATCGCGTGGAGGAGACTTCGAGCGGGGCGAGGACGCGCAAATAA